One stretch of Podospora bellae-mahoneyi strain CBS 112042 chromosome 2, whole genome shotgun sequence DNA includes these proteins:
- the hob1 gene encoding BAR adaptor protein Hob1 (COG:U; EggNog:ENOG503NU0B; BUSCO:EOG09262PPU), whose product MSFRGFQKGLIRAPQQFKAKFNVGENTKDPVYIDAERRFQELEAETKNLHDESKKYFEAINGMLNHQIEFSKAMTEIYKPISGRMSDPDSLIAQENLDGIRACEEYEAVVRDLQETLAPELEMIDTRVVRPAQELMDVIKAIRKTATKREHKKLDYDRHRTTLKKLQEKKERSAKDEKAMWKAENDVEQSTQEFNYFNDLLKDELPKLFALERDFIQPLFQSFYYMQLNIFYTLHERMQRVDIGYFDLTLDVEEAFLAKRGDVQERAEALSIVKFKTTGQRRPPKYGPPRPAIAAKPAAAGLLTAGPSASASTSAPSPSPFPYAATNGEASATKAPAVSSPRPTWRSQENDGGEQPPPPYSSAPVSPAMISPAKKSPMSLAAAAKSKPPPPKPKPKNLAGASVAKVETVTALYDYSAQAEGDLSFRAGDVIEIVSRTSNENEWWTGKFHGKQGQFPGNYVQLNP is encoded by the exons ATGAGTTTCAGGGGTTTCCAGAAGGGTCTTATTCGA GCCCCCCAACAATTCAAGGCAAAGTTCAATGTCGGCGAGAACACCAAAGACCCCGTCTACATCGATGCCGAACGACGATTCCAGGAACTTGAGGCCGAGACCAAGAACCTCCACGATGAAAGCAAAAAGTacttcgaggccatcaacggcATGCTTAACCACCAGATCGAGTTTTCCAAAGCAATGACCGAGATCTACAAGCCCATTAGTGGCCGCATGTCGGATCCTGACTCGTTGATTGCGCAAGAGAACTTGGACGGTATCCGGGCGTGCGAGGAGTATGAGGCCGTTGTACGGGACTTGCAGGAGACTCTGGCCCCCGAGCTGGAGATGATTGACACGCGGGTTGTCAGACCGGCGCAGGAACTCATGGATGTGATCAAGGCCATTCGAAAAACAGCAACCAAGCGCGAGCACAAGAAGTTGGACTACGACCGACACCGCACCAccctcaagaagctccaggaaaagaaggaaaggtcggccaaggacgagaaggccATGTGGAAGGCTGAGAATGACGTCGAGCAGTCGACACAGGAATTTAACTACTTCAACGATCTGCTCAAAGACGAGCTCCCCAAACTCTTTGCGCTCGAGCGCGATTTCATCCAGCCTCTGTTCCAGTCTTTCTACTACATGCAGCTCAATATCTTTTACACTCTCCACGAACGCATGCAGCGTGTCGACATAGGATACTTCGACCTGACACTGGACGTCGAGGAGGCTTTCCTTGCGAAACGCGGCGACGTCCAAGAGCGAGCTGAGGCACTCTCTATTGTCAAGTTCAAGACGACTGGTCAAAGGCGGCCACCCAAGTATGGGCCTCCGCGACCAGCCATCGCGGCaaagccagcagcagcgggtTTGCTCACAGCGGGACCATCAGCTTCAGCCTCGACATCCGcgccctcgccttcgccCTTCCCTTATGCGGCGACAAATGGTGAAGCCTCCGCAACCAAAGCGCCTGCAGTATCCTCTCCACGGCCAACATGGCGATCTCAGGAAAATGACGGTGGcgaacaaccaccccctccataTTCTTCTGCTCCCGTCTCTCCTGCCATGATTTCGCCAGCGAAAAAAAGCCCAATGTCGCTGGCCGCCGCAGCCAAGTCGAAGCCCCCAccgcccaagcccaagccaaaGAATCTTGCCGGCGCCTCGGTGGCCAAGGTGGAAACGGTAACGGCACTCTACGATTATTCGGCGCAGGCTGAGGGCGATCTCAGTTTCCGGGCGGGCGACGTGATTGAGATTGTATCAAGAACCAGTAATGAGAATGAATGGTGGACCGGCAAGTTTCATGGGAAGCAAGGGCAATTTCCTG GCAACTACGTCCAGCTGAATCCATAG
- the NFS1 gene encoding cysteine desulfurase (EggNog:ENOG503NUA7; BUSCO:EOG09261Y04; COG:E) has protein sequence MGHGECAKSEFRPAHREGNFSSPTSRTTFFSRTMATLAPSAIRQASRLASKSALTAAPRHGLQQLSRVASAPVQRTAGKKRSYVTESKRDNAQVQTETAIRLDRKELEKSGLTITSENGSTEHVSPMADVLKAATIMDEGQRPIYMDMQATTPLDPRVLDAMMPYYTGFYGNPHSRTHAYGWESEKAVEDARQHIASLIGADPKEIIFTSGATESNNMSIKGVARFFGRSGKKKHIITSQTEHKCVLDSCRHLQDEGFEVTYLPVESSGLINLDKLKAAIRPDTMLVSIMSVNNEIGVIQPIEEIGKICRANKVFFHTDAAQAVGKIPLDVNAMNIDLMSISSHKIYGPKGIGACYVRRRPRVRIDPIISGGGQERGLRSGTLAPALVVGFGEACRIAKEEMKYDSQRIKFLSDRLLNGLLSMEHTSQNGDPDHFYPGCVNVSFAYVEGESLLMALKDIALSSGSACTSASLEPSYVLRALGNSDESAHSSIRFGIGRFTTEQEIDYVLKAVTERVGFLRELSPLWELVQEGVDLNTIEWSQH, from the exons ATGGGGCATGGAGAATGCGCAAAATCGGAGTTCCGTCCCGCCCACCGAGAAGGAAACTTTTCTTCCCCTACATCTCGcacaacttttttttctcgtaCCATGGCAACTCTTGCACCATCAGCCATCAGACAGGCATCTCGCTTGGCATCCAAGTCGGCCCTCACTGCTGCACCCCGGCATGGCCTCCAGCAGCTATCACGAGTAGCGTCTGCGCCTGTCCAGCGCACTGCTggcaagaagaggagctATGTGACCGAGTCGAAGCGGGATAACGCCCAGGTCCAAACCGAAACCGCCATCCGTCTCGACaggaaggagctggagaaaTCTGGgctcaccatcacctccgaGAATGGCTCGACCGAGCATGTCAGCCCAATGGCTG ATGTCCTGAAGGCGGCGACCATAATGGATGAAGGCCAACGGCCCATCTATATGGATATGCAGGCCACAACTCCACTGGACCCCCGCGTGCTTGATGCCATGATGCCCTACTACACAGGCTTTTATGGCAACCCACATTCCAGGACGCACGCGTACGGATGGGAGAGCGAGAAGGCGGTCGAAGATGCGAGACAACATATTGCCAGCCTTATCGGGGCTGATCCCAAGGAAATCATTTTCACCAGCGGAGCCACGGAAAGCAACAATATGAGCATCAAGGGTGTCGCCAGATTTTTCGGCAGGtccggcaagaagaagcacatCATTACCAGTCAGACCGAGCACAAGTGTGTGCTTGATAGCTGCAGGCATCTCCAAGACGAAGGGTTTGAGGTGACATATCTTCCCGTCGAGTCCAGCGGTCTCATCAACCTTGACAAACTGAAGGCCGCCATCCGCCCCGACACAATGCTTGTCAGCATCATGTCGGTAAACAACGAGATCGGTGTCATTCAACCCATCGAGGAGATTGGCAAGATTTGCCGGGCCAACAAGGTCTTCTTCCACACAGATGCTGCTCAAGCAGTGGGCAAGATTCCTCTGGATGTCAACGCGATGAACATTGATCTGATGTCCATCTCTTCCCACAAGATCTACGGCCCCAAGGGAATTGGAGCTTGCTATGTCCGCCGGCGGCCGAGAGTGAGAAttgaccccatcatcagcgGTGGTGGCCAGGAGAGAGGTCTTCGTAGCGGCACGCTGGCTCCCGcccttgttgttgggtttggtgaGGCGTGCCGCATCGCAAAGGAAGAAATGAAG TATGATTCGCAGAGAATCAAGTTCCTTTCCGACCGGTTACTCAACGGTCTCCTGTCGATGGAACACACGAGCCAGAACGGTGACCCGGACCACTTTTATCCCGGCTGTGTCAATGTCTCGTTCGCCTATGTCGAGGGTGAATCCCTGCTTATGGCGCTCAAGGACATTGCCTTGTCTTCGGGCAGTGCCTGCACCTCGGCATCGCTTGAGCCCAGCTACGTATTACGAGCCCTGGGCAACAGCGACGAGAGTGCGCACTCCAGTATCCGGTTCGGTATCGGCCGGTTCACCACGGAGCAAGAGATCGATTACGTCCTGAAGGCGGTGACAGAGCGTGTGGGCTTCCTTCGCGAGCTGAGTCCTCTGTGGGAGCTTGTCCAGGAGGGTGTCGACCTCAACACGATTGAGTGGAGTCAGCACTAA